From a single Chlorocebus sabaeus isolate Y175 chromosome X, mChlSab1.0.hap1, whole genome shotgun sequence genomic region:
- the WDR13 gene encoding WD repeat-containing protein 13 isoform X2 produces MAAVWQQVLAVDARYNAYRTPTFPQFRTQYIRRRSQLLRENAKAGHPPALRRQYLRLRGQLLGQRYGPLSEPGSARAYSNSIVRSSRTTLDRMEDFEDDPRALGARGHRRSVSRGSYQLQAQMNRAVYEDRPPGSVVPTSAAEASRAMAGDTSLSENYAFAGMYHVFDQHVDEAVPRVRFANDDRHRLACCSLDGSISLCQLVPAPPTVLRVLRGHTRGVSDFAWSLSNDILVSTSLDATMRIWASEDGRCIREIPDPDGAELLCCTFQPVNNNLTVVGNAKHNVHVMNISTGKKVKGGSSKLTGRVLALSFDAPGRLLWAGDDRGSVFSFLFDMATGKLTKAKRLVVHEGSPVTSISARSWVSREARDPSLLINACLNKLLLYRVVDNEGTLQLKRSFPIEQSSHPVRSIFCPLMSFRQGACVVTGSEDMCVHFFDVERAAKAAVNKLQGHSAPVLDVSFNCDESLLASSDASGMVIVWRREQK; encoded by the exons ATGGCCGCGGTGTGGCAGCAAGTCTTAGCAGTGGACGCGAG GTACAACGCGTACCGCACACCAACGTTTCCACAGTTTCGGACGCAGTATATCCGCCGGCGCAGCCAGCTGCTGCGGGAGAATGCCAAGGCTGGGCACCCCCCAGCGCTGCGTCGGCAGTACCTGAGGCTTCGGGGGCAGCTGCTGGGCCAGCGCTACGGACCCCTCTCTGAGCCAGGCAGTGCTCGTGCCTATAGCAACAGCATCGTCCGCAGTAGCCGCACTACCCTTGACCGCATGGAG GACTTTGAGGATGATCCTCGGGCCCTGGGGGCCCGTGGGCACCGTCGTTCTGTCAGCCGAGGCTCCTACCAGCTGCAGGCACAGATGAACCGTGCTGTCTATGAGGACAG GCCCCCTGGCAGCGTGGTGCCCACGTCAGCGGCAGAGGCAAGTCGGGCCATGGCCGGGGACACATCACTGAGCGAGAACTATGCCTTTGCGGGCATGTACCATGTTTTTGACCAGCACGTGGATGAGGCAG TCCCAAGGGTGCGCTTCGCGAATGATGACCGGCACCGCCTGGCCTGCTGCTCACTCGACGGCAGCATCTCCCTGTGCCAGCTGGTGCCCGCCCCACCCACAGTGCTTCGTGTGCTACGGGGCCACACCCGTGGTGTCTCTGACTTCGCCTGGTCCCTCTCCAATGACATCCTCGTGTCCACCTCACTGGATGCCACCATGCGCATCTGGGCCTCTGAGGATGGCCGCTGCATCCGGGAGATCCCTGACCCTGATGGCGCTGAACTGCTCTGCTGCACCTTCCAGCCCGTCAACAACAACCTCACCGTG GTGGGGAACGCCAAGCACAACGTGCATGTCATGAACATCTCCACGGGCAAGAAAGTGAAGGGGGGCTCCAGCAAGCTGACGGGCCGTGTCCTTGCTCTGTCCTTTGATGCCCCTGGCCGGCTGCTCTGGGCGGGTGATGACCGTGGCagtgtcttctctttcctcttcgaCATGGCCACGG GGAAGCTGACCAAAGCCAAGCGTCTGGTGGTGCATGAGGGGAGCCCTGTGACCAGCATCTCAGCCCGGTCCTGGGTCAGCCGCGAGGCCCGGGATCCCTCACTGCTCATCAATGCTTGCCTCAACAAGCTGCTGCTCTACAG GGTGGTAGACAACGAGGGGACCCTGCAGCTGAAGAGAAGCTTCCCCATCGAGCAGAGCTCACATCCTGTGCGCAGCATCTTCTGTCCCCTCATGTCCTTCCGCCAGGGGGCCTGCGTGG TGACGGGCAGTGAGGACATGTGCGTGCACTTCTTTGATGTGGAGCGGGCGGCCAAGGCTGCCGTCAACAAGCTGCAGGGCCACAGTGCACCTGTGCTTGATGTCAGCTTCAACTGCGACGAGAGCCTACTGGCCTCCAGTGACGCCAGCGGCATGGTCATCGTCTGGAGGCGGGAGCAGAAGTAG
- the WDR13 gene encoding WD repeat-containing protein 13 isoform X1: protein MAISEAGRRTCLNAAAWACRRYNAYRTPTFPQFRTQYIRRRSQLLRENAKAGHPPALRRQYLRLRGQLLGQRYGPLSEPGSARAYSNSIVRSSRTTLDRMEDFEDDPRALGARGHRRSVSRGSYQLQAQMNRAVYEDRPPGSVVPTSAAEASRAMAGDTSLSENYAFAGMYHVFDQHVDEAVPRVRFANDDRHRLACCSLDGSISLCQLVPAPPTVLRVLRGHTRGVSDFAWSLSNDILVSTSLDATMRIWASEDGRCIREIPDPDGAELLCCTFQPVNNNLTVVGNAKHNVHVMNISTGKKVKGGSSKLTGRVLALSFDAPGRLLWAGDDRGSVFSFLFDMATGKLTKAKRLVVHEGSPVTSISARSWVSREARDPSLLINACLNKLLLYRVVDNEGTLQLKRSFPIEQSSHPVRSIFCPLMSFRQGACVVTGSEDMCVHFFDVERAAKAAVNKLQGHSAPVLDVSFNCDESLLASSDASGMVIVWRREQK, encoded by the exons ATGGCGATAAGTGAGGCTGGGCGGAGAACTTGCCTTAATGCGGCTGCGTGGGCATGCCGGAG GTACAACGCGTACCGCACACCAACGTTTCCACAGTTTCGGACGCAGTATATCCGCCGGCGCAGCCAGCTGCTGCGGGAGAATGCCAAGGCTGGGCACCCCCCAGCGCTGCGTCGGCAGTACCTGAGGCTTCGGGGGCAGCTGCTGGGCCAGCGCTACGGACCCCTCTCTGAGCCAGGCAGTGCTCGTGCCTATAGCAACAGCATCGTCCGCAGTAGCCGCACTACCCTTGACCGCATGGAG GACTTTGAGGATGATCCTCGGGCCCTGGGGGCCCGTGGGCACCGTCGTTCTGTCAGCCGAGGCTCCTACCAGCTGCAGGCACAGATGAACCGTGCTGTCTATGAGGACAG GCCCCCTGGCAGCGTGGTGCCCACGTCAGCGGCAGAGGCAAGTCGGGCCATGGCCGGGGACACATCACTGAGCGAGAACTATGCCTTTGCGGGCATGTACCATGTTTTTGACCAGCACGTGGATGAGGCAG TCCCAAGGGTGCGCTTCGCGAATGATGACCGGCACCGCCTGGCCTGCTGCTCACTCGACGGCAGCATCTCCCTGTGCCAGCTGGTGCCCGCCCCACCCACAGTGCTTCGTGTGCTACGGGGCCACACCCGTGGTGTCTCTGACTTCGCCTGGTCCCTCTCCAATGACATCCTCGTGTCCACCTCACTGGATGCCACCATGCGCATCTGGGCCTCTGAGGATGGCCGCTGCATCCGGGAGATCCCTGACCCTGATGGCGCTGAACTGCTCTGCTGCACCTTCCAGCCCGTCAACAACAACCTCACCGTG GTGGGGAACGCCAAGCACAACGTGCATGTCATGAACATCTCCACGGGCAAGAAAGTGAAGGGGGGCTCCAGCAAGCTGACGGGCCGTGTCCTTGCTCTGTCCTTTGATGCCCCTGGCCGGCTGCTCTGGGCGGGTGATGACCGTGGCagtgtcttctctttcctcttcgaCATGGCCACGG GGAAGCTGACCAAAGCCAAGCGTCTGGTGGTGCATGAGGGGAGCCCTGTGACCAGCATCTCAGCCCGGTCCTGGGTCAGCCGCGAGGCCCGGGATCCCTCACTGCTCATCAATGCTTGCCTCAACAAGCTGCTGCTCTACAG GGTGGTAGACAACGAGGGGACCCTGCAGCTGAAGAGAAGCTTCCCCATCGAGCAGAGCTCACATCCTGTGCGCAGCATCTTCTGTCCCCTCATGTCCTTCCGCCAGGGGGCCTGCGTGG TGACGGGCAGTGAGGACATGTGCGTGCACTTCTTTGATGTGGAGCGGGCGGCCAAGGCTGCCGTCAACAAGCTGCAGGGCCACAGTGCACCTGTGCTTGATGTCAGCTTCAACTGCGACGAGAGCCTACTGGCCTCCAGTGACGCCAGCGGCATGGTCATCGTCTGGAGGCGGGAGCAGAAGTAG
- the WDR13 gene encoding WD repeat-containing protein 13 isoform X3, giving the protein MEDFEDDPRALGARGHRRSVSRGSYQLQAQMNRAVYEDRPPGSVVPTSAAEASRAMAGDTSLSENYAFAGMYHVFDQHVDEAVPRVRFANDDRHRLACCSLDGSISLCQLVPAPPTVLRVLRGHTRGVSDFAWSLSNDILVSTSLDATMRIWASEDGRCIREIPDPDGAELLCCTFQPVNNNLTVVGNAKHNVHVMNISTGKKVKGGSSKLTGRVLALSFDAPGRLLWAGDDRGSVFSFLFDMATGKLTKAKRLVVHEGSPVTSISARSWVSREARDPSLLINACLNKLLLYRVVDNEGTLQLKRSFPIEQSSHPVRSIFCPLMSFRQGACVVTGSEDMCVHFFDVERAAKAAVNKLQGHSAPVLDVSFNCDESLLASSDASGMVIVWRREQK; this is encoded by the exons ATGGAG GACTTTGAGGATGATCCTCGGGCCCTGGGGGCCCGTGGGCACCGTCGTTCTGTCAGCCGAGGCTCCTACCAGCTGCAGGCACAGATGAACCGTGCTGTCTATGAGGACAG GCCCCCTGGCAGCGTGGTGCCCACGTCAGCGGCAGAGGCAAGTCGGGCCATGGCCGGGGACACATCACTGAGCGAGAACTATGCCTTTGCGGGCATGTACCATGTTTTTGACCAGCACGTGGATGAGGCAG TCCCAAGGGTGCGCTTCGCGAATGATGACCGGCACCGCCTGGCCTGCTGCTCACTCGACGGCAGCATCTCCCTGTGCCAGCTGGTGCCCGCCCCACCCACAGTGCTTCGTGTGCTACGGGGCCACACCCGTGGTGTCTCTGACTTCGCCTGGTCCCTCTCCAATGACATCCTCGTGTCCACCTCACTGGATGCCACCATGCGCATCTGGGCCTCTGAGGATGGCCGCTGCATCCGGGAGATCCCTGACCCTGATGGCGCTGAACTGCTCTGCTGCACCTTCCAGCCCGTCAACAACAACCTCACCGTG GTGGGGAACGCCAAGCACAACGTGCATGTCATGAACATCTCCACGGGCAAGAAAGTGAAGGGGGGCTCCAGCAAGCTGACGGGCCGTGTCCTTGCTCTGTCCTTTGATGCCCCTGGCCGGCTGCTCTGGGCGGGTGATGACCGTGGCagtgtcttctctttcctcttcgaCATGGCCACGG GGAAGCTGACCAAAGCCAAGCGTCTGGTGGTGCATGAGGGGAGCCCTGTGACCAGCATCTCAGCCCGGTCCTGGGTCAGCCGCGAGGCCCGGGATCCCTCACTGCTCATCAATGCTTGCCTCAACAAGCTGCTGCTCTACAG GGTGGTAGACAACGAGGGGACCCTGCAGCTGAAGAGAAGCTTCCCCATCGAGCAGAGCTCACATCCTGTGCGCAGCATCTTCTGTCCCCTCATGTCCTTCCGCCAGGGGGCCTGCGTGG TGACGGGCAGTGAGGACATGTGCGTGCACTTCTTTGATGTGGAGCGGGCGGCCAAGGCTGCCGTCAACAAGCTGCAGGGCCACAGTGCACCTGTGCTTGATGTCAGCTTCAACTGCGACGAGAGCCTACTGGCCTCCAGTGACGCCAGCGGCATGGTCATCGTCTGGAGGCGGGAGCAGAAGTAG